One window from the genome of Bdellovibrionota bacterium encodes:
- a CDS encoding decaprenyl-phosphate phosphoribosyltransferase, producing the protein MHDLFQALRPQQWIKNLLCYAGCFFALRLSDPATFWRATTAFLVFCAVSSAVYILNDLLDRDSDRHHPFKSKRPIASGRISARMAIAVASLLILGGGAAAVRLGHYFSAIVAVYIAQNIAYSLALKKVAIVDIMCIALGFVWRAVAGVAAANVALSHWLLLCTFSVSMFLAVAKRRHELLTLEVNATRHRNVLSEYSVPFIDAVMMITTALTVFSYALYTVADETIGKFGTDRLIYTTPFVFYGVFHYLYLVYQRNEGGNPASLILHDRPLQINIALWIVVVGGLIY; encoded by the coding sequence GTGCACGACCTGTTTCAAGCGCTTCGCCCTCAGCAGTGGATCAAGAACCTACTCTGCTACGCCGGATGTTTTTTCGCTCTTCGCCTTTCCGATCCCGCGACGTTCTGGCGGGCGACTACCGCCTTTCTTGTCTTCTGTGCCGTCTCCAGCGCTGTTTATATTCTAAACGATCTCCTGGACCGCGATTCGGACCGCCACCATCCTTTCAAATCCAAACGTCCGATCGCCAGCGGAAGAATTTCGGCACGCATGGCGATTGCGGTCGCATCGCTCTTGATCCTCGGAGGCGGCGCCGCAGCCGTTCGTCTCGGCCATTACTTTTCGGCCATCGTCGCCGTTTACATCGCGCAGAACATCGCCTACTCGCTCGCTCTAAAGAAGGTGGCGATTGTCGACATCATGTGCATCGCGCTCGGTTTTGTGTGGCGGGCCGTGGCGGGGGTCGCCGCAGCGAATGTGGCCCTTTCCCACTGGCTCCTTCTCTGCACCTTCAGCGTTTCGATGTTCTTGGCCGTGGCCAAGCGGCGCCACGAACTGCTCACGTTGGAGGTCAACGCCACCCGGCACCGAAACGTTCTCTCCGAGTACTCCGTCCCTTTCATCGACGCCGTCATGATGATTACGACCGCTTTGACCGTCTTTTCCTATGCGCTATATACGGTGGCCGACGAAACGATCGGCAAGTTCGGTACCGATCGATTGATTTACACGACGCCGTTCGTTTTTTACGGCGTCTTCCACTATCTCTATCTGGTTTACCAACGCAATGAGGGAGGAAATCCGGCCTCCCTCATCCTTCATGATCGGCCTCTGCAGATCAATATAGCGCTTTGGATCGTCGTGGTCGGTGGTTTGATCTACTGA
- a CDS encoding N-acetylmuramic acid 6-phosphate etherase, translating to MSSSTVKLERGVDALVLTEQRNPLSEDIDVKSSLEIVEIINREDQKVAKALLEAKGSIATAIDWVAEAFQKGGRLVYVGAGTSGRLGVLDAAECPPTFGLPPDRVLAVIAGGTKALTRSAEGAEDDPEAGRRDLAKQSPSPKDVVMGISTGSTASYVRGALTEARSAGAKTIFFTCTPLSERGDFADLVITALTGPEIVTG from the coding sequence ATGAGTTCCTCGACCGTCAAACTGGAGCGGGGCGTGGACGCCCTGGTTCTCACCGAACAGCGAAATCCGCTTTCGGAGGATATCGACGTCAAATCGAGTCTCGAGATCGTCGAGATCATCAATCGCGAGGACCAGAAGGTCGCAAAAGCCCTCCTGGAGGCCAAGGGATCCATCGCCACGGCCATCGACTGGGTGGCCGAAGCGTTTCAGAAGGGGGGGAGGCTCGTTTATGTCGGTGCCGGCACCAGCGGCCGCCTCGGTGTGTTGGACGCCGCCGAATGCCCCCCCACGTTCGGGTTGCCGCCCGACCGTGTTCTCGCCGTCATCGCGGGCGGAACGAAGGCGCTCACTCGCTCAGCCGAAGGCGCTGAAGACGATCCCGAAGCGGGCCGCCGCGACTTGGCCAAACAATCCCCCTCACCTAAGGATGTCGTCATGGGAATTTCCACCGGCTCCACGGCGTCGTACGTCCGCGGCGCCCTCACCGAAGCCCGCAGCGCCGGAGCCAAGACGATTTTTTTCACCTGCACGCCGCTTTCCGAGCGAGGAGATTTCGCCGACCTGGTCATCACGGCTTTAACCGGTCCCGAGATCGTCACCGG
- a CDS encoding polysaccharide deacetylase family protein encodes MAAGHGDPSRDPGTDFQEAESLKALPMSKRAFRKITTYVLLFAGLFSLLLIGVQRFLSPPWNSIGSLVLVIGALATAAYLLDMMVPGVNIFSYAPHRLPQSGNRVVLTFDDGPVEPFTRQILDILERYGVPAVFFCIGENVERFPQVAKEIVMRGHELANHTQSHRVLPFLPAEKVEREIRGGANACKKASGVRPVFFRCPKGYKTRRVLKLAKKLGQQAIGFSYPIFDVENPLPETLIHNVLHRVKGGDILLMHDGFRKEKPASRDSLVAALPKIIEGVRGRGLEFVRLSDALAETLAEENRRH; translated from the coding sequence TTGGCGGCCGGTCATGGCGATCCTTCGCGCGATCCCGGAACCGATTTTCAAGAGGCTGAATCTCTGAAAGCCTTGCCCATGTCCAAACGAGCGTTTCGAAAAATCACGACATACGTCCTGCTCTTTGCCGGCCTGTTTTCCCTGTTGTTGATCGGCGTTCAGCGGTTCCTTTCGCCCCCCTGGAATTCGATCGGCTCCCTTGTTCTGGTCATCGGTGCCTTGGCGACGGCGGCCTACCTTTTGGACATGATGGTCCCGGGCGTGAATATCTTCTCGTACGCTCCTCATCGGCTTCCCCAATCGGGGAATCGCGTGGTCCTGACGTTCGACGATGGGCCGGTGGAACCGTTCACGCGGCAAATCCTCGATATTCTCGAGCGGTACGGTGTTCCGGCCGTTTTTTTCTGTATTGGAGAAAATGTGGAACGATTTCCACAGGTGGCCAAGGAGATTGTGATGAGAGGTCATGAACTGGCGAATCACACGCAAAGCCACCGGGTCCTTCCTTTCCTCCCCGCGGAGAAAGTAGAGCGGGAGATTCGAGGAGGCGCGAACGCGTGCAAAAAAGCATCGGGTGTTCGTCCCGTGTTTTTCCGTTGCCCGAAGGGCTATAAGACTCGGCGAGTTCTCAAACTTGCAAAGAAGCTGGGCCAACAGGCCATCGGTTTTTCGTATCCGATTTTCGACGTCGAAAATCCGCTGCCCGAAACACTGATTCACAATGTCCTTCACCGCGTGAAAGGCGGAGACATCCTATTGATGCATGACGGCTTTCGGAAGGAAAAACCCGCCTCCCGCGATTCGCTCGTGGCCGCGCTTCCCAAAATCATTGAGGGAGTGCGAGGGCGCGGAC
- a CDS encoding FAD-binding oxidoreductase encodes MGRSNLSLGEYPSPAYASAVSSGQSWGRVFHPSQQILPVGWRHEPLRFDAISTSVLPYGRGRSYGDSCLNDGGTLLATRRLDRFIDFHSETGVLRCEGGVRLDAILRTFVPKGFFIPITLGTKLISVGGAIANDVHGKNHHCAGTFGRHVLRFELLRSDGRRVVCSPTDNTDLFQATVAGLGLTGLILWADIRLQKITGPMVSAESIRFESLDEFLELSDSSNRDYEHSAAWADLLASRRVRGLFMRGNFSEGDGAKRKSRFRIKIPMNAPNFLLNRWTMKTFNALYFERQTRKVARQVLSYDPFFFPLDSIRRWNRMYGKRGFFQYQCVVPEQDRTASLPVLLDRARRSGSGPFLVVMKTFGDLRSPGMLSFPLKGVTVSLDFPNDGAVTRKTMDDLDAIVQESGGAVYPAKDARMSPEHFKAYFPRWREFSAFIDPKFSSSFWRRVTGEVS; translated from the coding sequence ATGGGCCGATCAAATTTGTCTTTGGGGGAATATCCGTCGCCCGCGTATGCTTCGGCCGTGAGTTCAGGCCAATCGTGGGGGAGGGTGTTTCACCCAAGCCAACAGATTCTTCCCGTCGGCTGGCGGCATGAACCGCTTCGTTTCGATGCGATTTCGACATCGGTGCTGCCGTACGGCCGCGGAAGGAGTTACGGCGACAGTTGCCTCAACGACGGCGGGACACTTCTGGCCACCCGCCGCCTGGACCGTTTCATCGATTTTCATTCCGAAACCGGTGTTCTTCGATGCGAAGGGGGCGTTCGTCTGGATGCGATTCTTCGAACGTTCGTTCCCAAGGGGTTCTTTATTCCGATCACGCTAGGGACGAAGCTCATTTCGGTCGGTGGAGCGATCGCGAACGACGTTCACGGCAAGAATCACCATTGCGCGGGCACGTTCGGACGCCACGTGCTTCGTTTCGAGCTTTTGCGTTCGGACGGTCGGAGAGTCGTCTGCTCGCCGACGGACAACACGGATTTATTTCAGGCGACCGTCGCCGGTTTGGGCCTGACCGGCCTGATCTTATGGGCGGATATTCGTCTTCAAAAAATCACCGGCCCCATGGTGAGCGCCGAGTCCATTCGATTCGAGTCGTTGGACGAATTTCTGGAGCTATCGGACAGTTCGAACCGTGACTATGAGCATTCGGCGGCATGGGCCGACCTCTTGGCCAGCCGGCGAGTTCGAGGACTGTTCATGCGGGGAAATTTCAGCGAGGGGGACGGGGCGAAAAGGAAAAGCCGGTTTCGAATCAAAATTCCGATGAACGCTCCGAATTTCCTTTTAAACCGCTGGACGATGAAAACCTTTAACGCGCTCTATTTTGAGCGCCAAACACGAAAAGTCGCCCGACAAGTTCTTTCTTACGATCCCTTTTTCTTTCCTCTCGATTCCATTCGCCGGTGGAATCGGATGTACGGCAAGCGAGGTTTTTTTCAATATCAGTGCGTCGTTCCGGAGCAAGATCGGACGGCCTCTCTCCCCGTTCTGTTGGACCGAGCGCGCCGCTCCGGATCCGGCCCGTTCTTGGTGGTCATGAAAACGTTCGGAGATCTGCGGTCGCCCGGGATGCTTTCGTTTCCCCTCAAAGGAGTGACCGTTTCGCTCGATTTTCCGAACGACGGAGCGGTTACGCGGAAAACCATGGACGATCTCGACGCGATCGTTCAAGAGAGCGGCGGCGCGGTGTACCCGGCGAAGGATGCGCGGATGTCTCCGGAACACTTCAAAGCCTATTTCCCCCGGTGGCGGGAGTTCTCCGCGTTCATCGACCCGAAATTCTCGTCGAGTTTTTGGCGGCGCGTAACGGGGGAGGTTTCGTAA
- the mgtE gene encoding magnesium transporter: MQISQLFLPEVMEAIENGDLESLRTVFEDLHPSDVAELLVHLSPDRIAAIVRILRAPKGIDVFEQLELATQAEVLKHLGRAETVKLLEEMSADDRVDLLKKLPSETVDSLLPLMAQADRDDVRRLLQYGEKTAGALMTTEYASLPAQVTVAEAMAKLRNIAPDRETIYYIYIIDGDRKLLGTISLRDLVLARPTQKIEDFMSVDPISVRVDMDQEEVAKMVAKYDFLALPVIDPDKRLVGIITHDDAMDVVEREQTEDVQKLGGMEVLDAPYFNVGFFSLVRKRAGWLTALFLGEMFTATAMGYYEHEIERAVVLALFIPLIISSGGNSGSQASTLIIRALAVREVRLRDWWKVFGREIVSGLALGAILGTIGFFRIVLWQQWRPMYGEHYLFVAATVACSLLGVVMWGTITGSMLPFILRKLGFDPASASAPFVATLVDVTGLVIYFSFASLILGGVVL, from the coding sequence GTGCAAATATCCCAGCTCTTTCTTCCGGAGGTGATGGAGGCCATCGAGAACGGTGACCTCGAAAGCTTGCGCACCGTTTTCGAAGATCTTCACCCCAGCGACGTCGCGGAACTCCTTGTGCATCTCAGCCCCGACCGGATCGCCGCCATCGTCCGTATCCTTCGAGCCCCGAAAGGGATTGATGTCTTCGAGCAACTGGAGCTGGCAACCCAAGCGGAAGTCCTTAAGCACTTGGGGAGGGCCGAAACCGTAAAGCTCTTGGAAGAAATGTCGGCCGACGACCGGGTCGACCTCTTGAAAAAACTTCCCTCGGAGACGGTGGATTCCCTCCTTCCCTTGATGGCGCAGGCGGACCGAGACGATGTCCGCCGCCTTCTTCAATACGGCGAAAAGACGGCGGGGGCGCTCATGACGACGGAGTATGCTTCGCTCCCCGCGCAGGTCACGGTGGCCGAAGCGATGGCCAAGCTGAGAAACATCGCGCCGGATCGAGAGACGATTTACTACATCTACATCATCGACGGAGACCGGAAGCTACTCGGGACAATATCCCTCCGGGATCTCGTTCTTGCGCGGCCGACACAGAAAATCGAAGATTTCATGTCGGTCGATCCGATCTCCGTGCGCGTCGACATGGATCAGGAAGAGGTCGCCAAGATGGTCGCTAAATACGACTTTCTGGCCCTCCCCGTCATCGACCCCGACAAAAGATTGGTCGGGATTATCACGCACGACGACGCCATGGACGTCGTCGAGCGGGAACAGACGGAGGACGTTCAGAAATTGGGAGGTATGGAGGTATTGGACGCCCCCTATTTCAACGTCGGTTTTTTTTCACTCGTGCGCAAGCGCGCCGGATGGCTGACCGCCCTGTTTCTCGGCGAAATGTTTACGGCCACCGCCATGGGCTATTACGAACACGAGATCGAGCGGGCGGTGGTCTTGGCCTTGTTTATCCCCCTCATCATCAGTTCCGGTGGTAACTCAGGTTCACAAGCATCCACGCTGATCATTCGCGCGTTAGCCGTGCGAGAAGTGCGGCTTCGAGATTGGTGGAAGGTCTTTGGCCGGGAGATCGTTTCGGGGCTAGCTCTGGGGGCCATTCTCGGAACGATCGGTTTCTTCCGGATCGTTCTCTGGCAGCAGTGGAGACCCATGTATGGAGAACATTACTTGTTCGTGGCGGCGACCGTTGCGTGCAGTCTTTTGGGAGTGGTCATGTGGGGAACGATAACCGGCTCCATGCTTCCCTTTATCCTTCGGAAATTGGGTTTCGATCCCGCGAGCGCTTCGGCGCCGTTCGTGGCGACATTGGTGGACGTAACCGGTCTTGTGATCTACTTTTCTTTCGCCAGCTTGATTCTCGGCGGAGTCGTCTTATAG
- a CDS encoding prepilin-type N-terminal cleavage/methylation domain-containing protein: protein MKSAKSSGFTLTEVMVALLISCLVAIGIYQIIRGQVQSTSGQNEASQVLRSSQRARFKLSTDIAQAGFNPVRATTLPAFDSSSNDSTLIVQGDFNTSGNFEDPPPAGDAPEVIRYIYDAAGKRVTRNSEVFLIDVDEFTVSYLNASNTEASPATAESSIRKVRVRWAQSIGDKRETYELTTSLKNRN, encoded by the coding sequence ATGAAGAGTGCAAAATCTTCCGGTTTCACGCTGACCGAAGTGATGGTGGCGCTGCTCATTAGCTGTTTGGTGGCCATCGGCATTTATCAAATCATCCGCGGACAGGTGCAATCGACGTCCGGGCAGAACGAAGCCTCCCAAGTCTTACGGAGCTCCCAGCGGGCGAGATTTAAGCTCTCGACCGATATCGCCCAGGCCGGGTTCAATCCTGTTCGTGCCACCACACTCCCCGCCTTTGATTCCTCCTCGAACGACAGCACATTGATTGTTCAGGGCGATTTTAATACCAGCGGCAACTTTGAAGACCCGCCACCCGCTGGAGACGCTCCCGAGGTCATTCGGTATATCTACGACGCGGCCGGCAAACGGGTGACGCGCAACTCCGAAGTTTTCTTGATCGACGTGGATGAGTTTACGGTCAGTTATCTCAACGCCAGCAATACAGAGGCAAGTCCGGCCACGGCAGAATCCTCCATTCGGAAAGTTCGAGTCCGATGGGCCCAGAGTATCGGCGACAAGAGAGAAACCTACGAACTGACCACATCGCTGAAGAACCGGAATTGA
- a CDS encoding SRPBCC family protein translates to MIFPMHWVFAGIIGLGLSSAFAQSQALRDFRVKSSSEKIPGQTGRLILSEAHFERSPEAIWSLLNRFEEFPSYLPRVTACESLGTLGEKEQVYVSINLPWPLPNLWNILAIQRQPAVHRFDWEMVRGNMNVLEGTLAIEAEGKGSLVKLRVRTDPGKFIPKWLVSWGAKHYVPKLLLAVNERLKQPKDLPAPVAPASVIPKQIPAVGAQ, encoded by the coding sequence ATGATTTTTCCAATGCATTGGGTTTTCGCCGGGATAATAGGCCTCGGTCTGAGTTCGGCGTTCGCTCAATCCCAGGCGCTCAGGGACTTTCGGGTGAAGAGCTCGTCGGAAAAGATCCCCGGCCAGACCGGCCGCCTGATTCTCTCCGAGGCTCATTTCGAGCGTTCGCCCGAAGCGATTTGGAGTCTGTTGAATCGTTTCGAGGAATTTCCGAGCTATCTGCCCCGTGTCACCGCTTGTGAATCGTTGGGCACGTTGGGAGAAAAAGAGCAGGTTTACGTTTCCATTAATTTGCCCTGGCCCCTGCCCAATCTCTGGAACATTCTGGCCATTCAACGCCAGCCGGCCGTTCATCGTTTCGACTGGGAAATGGTGCGCGGAAATATGAACGTCCTGGAAGGGACGCTGGCGATCGAAGCGGAAGGGAAGGGAAGCCTGGTCAAGCTTAGGGTTCGAACCGATCCCGGGAAGTTCATCCCCAAGTGGCTGGTCTCGTGGGGGGCCAAACATTATGTTCCAAAACTTCTTTTGGCCGTCAACGAGCGTCTGAAACAGCCCAAAGATCTGCCTGCCCCCGTTGCACCCGCAAGCGTTATCCCAAAGCAAATTCCCGCCGTGGGTGCTCAGTAG
- a CDS encoding cyclic nucleotide-binding domain-containing protein has protein sequence MSIEPKIISLFEGIEDPALQQAIGQLPVRKFPKAMVIFQQRERSDEVYAILSGSVEIVRQEGDGELQRLAVLQPGQIFGEFSYLTGAPRTTAAAALEEVAVLELTARWLADAEKRNPAIRDRLTQLYRSRVLTNVLHGTQLFATLQPQEIEQIATKLLFRELKDGEEILREGSTDLDLIVIKRGRIAVTKKKGTDILRLGELTTGDILGEMAIVTGQPRSASARAVEPTEVMVLPGADFRDLLQSFPRLLRVIEDLVRSRAEQTRQAVEAVVQEIVGDAWTDVDDAAGIQVQSLKLAATFAADGAGADAQLLTVSRHHWTLERAESAPPLVKGSEVQLAITTHRVKELAPLLSQGPIGGTISSVEDRKFTVTLAGAGESQARIANIVTALARARVRLFVYPEYDVEKLAVIARFRTKSGIDEQIPVFTLSQTSGRVGAGGEWKPGELLSITLRQDGKDLLTTKAVCLVIEAGRREIQFEYETGDERAALERTIRELSRQTGYGRLAAPSAAAKPAFKPDRDAPILTKHFRTSSEFLKTYVGSMEAGLIRVESKDKLPRGTYVRIHVAIASEKGLRRLSFTGYVRQWENGVNEIELDDTAGPIREKIEQLCKRLVDEQAEASWKTRKQQLTESGIAISEVSALQKWARLAAAVLVLGGLLWWGMSGKREEPLSSQPKTDRAEGPKDVVLTLAGTNGPVTLRSSEIRSIKIVPGQDSVSIQASGKTFDVPAAETAKLTPFQQKQLQRYRAFERKSNP, from the coding sequence ATGTCCATCGAACCGAAAATAATCTCTCTTTTCGAAGGAATCGAAGATCCCGCTCTTCAACAGGCGATCGGCCAGCTTCCGGTCCGAAAATTCCCGAAGGCGATGGTGATCTTCCAGCAACGGGAACGTTCCGATGAGGTCTACGCCATCCTTTCCGGCAGTGTCGAAATCGTTCGGCAGGAAGGGGACGGCGAACTTCAGCGCCTCGCCGTGCTTCAACCGGGGCAGATCTTCGGCGAGTTCTCCTATCTCACCGGAGCCCCACGGACGACGGCCGCCGCGGCGCTGGAAGAGGTGGCGGTTCTCGAATTAACGGCCCGTTGGCTTGCGGATGCCGAGAAACGGAACCCGGCGATCCGCGATCGCCTGACTCAGCTTTACCGGTCGCGGGTGCTGACCAACGTCCTGCACGGCACTCAACTGTTCGCCACGCTGCAACCGCAAGAGATCGAACAGATCGCGACCAAATTACTGTTTCGCGAGTTGAAGGACGGCGAGGAGATTCTTCGTGAAGGTTCGACCGACCTGGATCTCATCGTCATCAAACGAGGGCGGATCGCCGTCACGAAGAAAAAGGGAACGGACATCCTCCGACTCGGGGAGCTGACCACCGGCGACATTCTGGGCGAGATGGCGATTGTAACCGGGCAACCGCGATCCGCCTCCGCGCGGGCGGTCGAACCGACGGAAGTGATGGTTCTGCCCGGAGCCGATTTCCGGGACCTGTTGCAGAGCTTTCCGAGGCTCCTTCGAGTCATCGAGGACCTGGTTCGTTCGAGAGCCGAGCAGACACGCCAGGCGGTGGAAGCGGTCGTTCAGGAGATCGTCGGCGACGCCTGGACGGACGTCGACGACGCGGCCGGAATTCAAGTTCAATCCCTCAAATTGGCGGCCACGTTTGCCGCCGACGGAGCCGGAGCCGACGCGCAACTGCTCACGGTTTCCCGCCATCATTGGACGTTGGAACGCGCCGAATCCGCGCCTCCCCTCGTCAAAGGATCCGAAGTCCAGCTGGCCATCACCACGCATCGAGTGAAAGAGCTGGCGCCGCTTCTCTCGCAAGGTCCGATCGGCGGAACCATCTCCAGCGTCGAGGATCGCAAGTTCACGGTTACGCTCGCCGGCGCGGGAGAGTCCCAAGCCCGAATCGCGAACATTGTGACGGCGTTGGCCCGAGCGCGGGTCCGCCTTTTTGTCTATCCGGAATATGACGTCGAAAAACTGGCCGTCATCGCCCGATTCCGAACGAAGAGCGGAATCGACGAACAGATTCCGGTGTTCACTTTAAGTCAGACCAGCGGCCGCGTCGGCGCGGGGGGCGAATGGAAACCGGGAGAACTCTTGTCGATCACGCTCCGCCAGGACGGCAAAGATCTACTGACGACAAAAGCGGTCTGTCTCGTGATCGAGGCCGGCCGGCGGGAAATTCAATTCGAATATGAAACGGGGGACGAGCGTGCGGCGCTTGAAAGGACGATCCGCGAACTGTCCCGCCAGACCGGATATGGCCGATTGGCCGCGCCGTCGGCTGCCGCCAAGCCTGCTTTCAAACCGGATCGCGACGCTCCCATACTCACGAAACATTTTCGAACGTCGAGTGAATTTTTGAAAACATATGTCGGGTCGATGGAGGCGGGGCTCATTCGCGTCGAGTCCAAGGACAAACTGCCTCGCGGCACGTACGTCCGTATTCATGTCGCCATTGCCAGCGAGAAAGGTCTGCGGAGACTCTCCTTCACCGGATACGTCCGGCAGTGGGAAAACGGCGTCAACGAGATCGAACTCGACGACACCGCCGGCCCGATCCGGGAAAAGATCGAACAGCTCTGCAAAAGGCTCGTAGACGAACAGGCGGAAGCGTCCTGGAAAACGAGAAAGCAGCAACTCACGGAATCGGGAATCGCGATCTCCGAAGTTTCGGCACTCCAAAAATGGGCGCGACTCGCGGCCGCCGTCCTCGTGCTCGGCGGTTTACTCTGGTGGGGAATGTCCGGAAAACGGGAAGAACCCCTGTCCTCGCAACCGAAAACGGACCGCGCCGAAGGACCCAAGGATGTCGTCCTGACTTTGGCGGGCACCAACGGTCCGGTGACCCTCCGTTCCTCGGAAATACGTTCGATCAAAATCGTTCCCGGACAAGATTCGGTCAGCATTCAAGCCTCCGGGAAAACGTTCGATGTTCCCGCCGCGGAGACGGCGAAACTCACACCGTTCCAACAAAAACAACTTCAGAGGTATCGTGCGTTCGAGCGCAAAAGCAACCCCTAG
- a CDS encoding SDR family oxidoreductase, protein MNRNVCIIGATSAIAQEVGRLYAEKGARVYLIARNREKVEQVAADLNVRGVEGVDFDVADLADSAQHAQLIDRAVGKLGRLDAVLIAYGTLPDQKKCGNDFSEAERAIRTNFTSVVSFLTHLADIMERQRNGCIAVISSVAGDRGRASNYVYGSAKGALSLYLQGLRARLAKSGVSVVTIKPGFVDTPMTVHFKKSFLYTSPRKIAPRIVCAIERKKSVVYLPGFWRPVMAILRAIPEPIFKRLNL, encoded by the coding sequence ATGAACCGGAACGTATGCATCATCGGCGCTACGTCGGCGATCGCACAGGAAGTCGGCCGCTTGTATGCTGAAAAGGGGGCGCGGGTTTACCTGATCGCACGCAATCGCGAGAAGGTGGAACAGGTCGCGGCCGACTTGAACGTTCGCGGTGTCGAGGGAGTGGATTTCGACGTGGCCGATTTGGCCGACAGCGCGCAACACGCTCAATTGATCGACCGGGCGGTCGGGAAACTGGGCCGTCTCGACGCGGTGTTGATTGCCTACGGGACTCTTCCGGATCAGAAAAAGTGTGGAAACGACTTTAGTGAGGCGGAACGGGCGATTCGTACTAATTTCACTTCGGTCGTTTCCTTTCTTACGCATCTGGCCGACATTATGGAGAGGCAGCGAAACGGTTGTATCGCCGTCATCTCCTCAGTGGCGGGGGACCGGGGGCGGGCGAGCAACTATGTGTATGGCTCGGCCAAAGGCGCCCTCAGCCTCTATCTTCAGGGTCTTCGCGCTCGACTGGCGAAATCGGGCGTTTCGGTCGTCACGATCAAACCAGGATTTGTCGACACGCCCATGACGGTGCATTTCAAAAAGAGTTTCCTTTACACTTCGCCCCGAAAAATCGCCCCCCGAATCGTCTGCGCCATCGAGCGGAAGAAATCGGTGGTCTACCTCCCCGGATTTTGGCGGCCGGTCATGGCGATCCTTCGCGCGATCCCGGAACCGATTTTCAAGAGGCTGAATCTCTGA
- a CDS encoding FAD-linked oxidase C-terminal domain-containing protein encodes MPSGDAFLRELRGQYPDLEIGSGPDRIAPYCRDEAHQTTDRPIAVAFPTMTSQVVTLLKLANRHHVPIVPQGARTGLSGAAVPSEGSFVVSLERMNRILEIDEENGVAVTEPGVITGDLRRAVEQRGLFYPPIPASVDICTIGGNIATNAGGLCAVKYGVTREYVLGLEVVLPSGDVIQTGGRFAKNSTGYNLTQLLVGSEGTLGIVTKIILRLVPLPRERVTLLVPYDSAAAVSKSIVAILSARIVPPTLELIPQGAVRCVLNRHSELSYPFPDHPASLLIELDSRDSASLQTELPELERVLRESGAGEPSVAATPAQREELWTVRKLVRDSIANSGDYVEADAVVPRRKVPALLEAADTVSKKHAIEVISYGHAGDGNLHTYFRRGDLPTERWRVVSQKVLTDFFTEAVRLGGTISGEHGIGLLKREYLPMAISPPQINVMKRIKTAFDPHGILNPGKILPE; translated from the coding sequence ATGCCCTCCGGCGACGCCTTCCTCCGGGAACTTCGCGGCCAATATCCCGATTTAGAGATTGGGTCCGGCCCGGATCGAATCGCCCCATACTGCCGGGACGAAGCGCACCAAACCACCGACCGGCCGATCGCCGTGGCGTTTCCGACGATGACATCCCAGGTAGTCACTCTCCTTAAGCTCGCGAATCGACATCACGTTCCGATTGTTCCCCAGGGAGCGCGGACGGGTTTAAGCGGCGCCGCCGTTCCCTCCGAGGGATCCTTCGTCGTTTCCTTGGAAAGGATGAACCGAATTTTAGAGATCGACGAAGAAAACGGTGTGGCGGTCACGGAACCTGGCGTGATCACCGGCGATCTTCGGCGGGCGGTCGAACAGCGCGGTCTTTTTTACCCTCCGATACCGGCGAGCGTCGATATCTGCACGATCGGCGGAAATATCGCGACGAACGCGGGCGGCCTCTGCGCCGTCAAATATGGCGTGACGCGGGAGTATGTCCTCGGGTTGGAAGTGGTTCTTCCCTCCGGCGACGTCATACAGACCGGCGGCCGGTTCGCCAAGAACTCCACCGGTTACAACCTCACGCAACTTCTGGTCGGCTCCGAAGGCACACTCGGCATCGTCACGAAAATCATCTTGCGGCTGGTTCCGTTGCCTAGGGAACGTGTAACGCTTCTCGTTCCTTACGATTCCGCTGCAGCCGTTTCGAAAAGCATCGTCGCGATTTTATCGGCGCGAATCGTTCCTCCCACATTGGAACTGATTCCCCAAGGCGCGGTCCGCTGCGTGCTGAACCGCCATTCCGAGCTTTCGTATCCGTTCCCCGACCATCCGGCCTCCCTACTCATCGAACTCGACAGCCGAGACAGTGCGTCCCTTCAAACAGAACTTCCGGAGCTGGAGCGAGTTCTCCGAGAGTCGGGGGCGGGCGAGCCCTCGGTTGCAGCCACACCCGCTCAACGAGAAGAGCTTTGGACGGTTCGAAAACTTGTGCGCGATTCCATCGCTAACTCGGGGGACTACGTTGAAGCCGACGCCGTGGTGCCGAGGCGGAAGGTTCCGGCGCTCTTGGAGGCGGCCGATACCGTGTCAAAAAAACATGCGATCGAAGTGATTTCTTACGGTCACGCGGGGGACGGAAATCTGCACACCTATTTTCGACGGGGGGACCTTCCGACAGAACGCTGGCGGGTCGTTTCTCAAAAGGTTCTCACCGATTTCTTTACGGAAGCCGTCCGATTGGGAGGAACGATATCCGGTGAACACGGGATCGGGCTCTTGAAACGGGAATATCTTCCAATGGCGATTTCTCCGCCCCAAATCAACGTCATGAAGCGAATCAAGACGGCGTTTGACCCTCATGGGATTTTGAACCCCGGAAAAATCCTTCCGGAATGA